In one window of Falco biarmicus isolate bFalBia1 chromosome 16, bFalBia1.pri, whole genome shotgun sequence DNA:
- the LOC130159862 gene encoding heat shock factor protein 5-like — MAGRGAAERVLPALPRLQPLSTARRPPAPWFEDLQAAAGTAPGWRRGRPERQLSPVPVSADTFPARLRRLVNSPRCRSVRWGASGRGLVINRPRCECELLGAGPAVAAQPGGRGAAAAAGFFKTTNFSSFMRQLSLYGFRKVGVLPGSGVLGPGPEGGQGNGGNGTGPLHRFRSPHFRRDRHDLLVHLKRLTKGNKAKMAAGLDVTSRPPNRFQRLLGTPLAGQPLLPPSTLSNANRPGLLTVGQFHQLYGQGVFPPYSYTATSCRAPSTSPAQRLGPTPVPSTWIQQGRLGLLPGQGASPAFPDKGAAFPQNLDNDIKALRPC, encoded by the exons atggcggggcgcggggctgcggaaCGCGTGCtccccgctctgccccgccTGCAGCCGCTTTCCACGGCCcggcgcccgcccgcgccgTGGTTCGAGGACCTCCAGGCTGCCGCCGGGACGGCtccgggctggcggcggggccgccccgagCGGCAACTTTCG cccgtccccgtcaGTGCCGACACCTTCCCCGCCAGGCTGCGGCGGCTGGTCAACAGCCCGCGCTGCCGCTCCGTTCGCTGGGGCGCCTCCGGCCGGGGGCTGGTCATCAACCGGCCGCGCTGTGAGTGCGAGCTGCTGGGCGCCGGGCCGGCCGTCGCCGCGCAGCCgggtggccgtggggcagcggcagccgccGGTTTCTTCAAGACCACGAACTTCAGCAGCTTCATGCGACAGCTCAGTCTCTATGGCTTCCGCAAGGTGGGGGTGTTGCCGGGGAGCGGTGTGCTGGGGCCGGGCCCAGAGGGTGGACAAGGCAACGGTGGCAACGGCACCGGGCCCCTGCATCGCTTCCGCAGCCCCCACTTTCGCCGCGACCGCCACGACCTCCTCGTCCACCTGAAGCGCCTGACGAAAGGCAACAAGGCGAAGATGGCAGCGGGCCTGGATGTGACCAGCCGCCCACCCAACCGCTTCCAGCGCTTGCTTGGCACGCCACTGGCCGGGCAACCGCTGCTTCCGCCCTCGACGCTCAGCAATGCCAACAGGCCTG gactgctgaCTGTAGGACAGTTTCATCAACTTTACGGTCAAGGTGTTTTCCCTCCTTACTCCTACACGGCAACCTCGTGCCGAGCCCCCAGCACTTCACCAGCACAAAGATTAGGTCCGACTCCAGTCCCTTCCACTTGGATCCAGCAGGGACGACTTGGgttgctgccagggcaaggggcttccccagcttttccagataaAGGGGCTGCCTTTCCG CAAAACTTGGACAATGATATTAAAGCACTGAGACCTTGTTAA